TACGATCACAAAACTACGTTCGGAGACATTCCGTGGCGTCCTCACCTCCCTGGCTGTCTTGCCACTGAATCGAGCCTTTCTCGCTGGCAACGAGAGCGGAAACATTGCCCTGCTCTGCTAGCAATGCCTGTACTATATTATGACACTAAATATTATAATAGTTTACTATCTCTACATACTCAATGGCaccaaatattattttaatgcaaaacaaaCTTCAATTTCCACTGACCGTCTCTACGGATATTTGCTGTAAACTGAAAGAATTTACTACAATACGTTAATGCTTAGAAGCTCTCGCACAATGaaaggcagtcagtcagtggagGCTTTGTCCCTATAACTTAAGCAATTATTTCAGATTATCCAAATGATGACACTACACGAATATAAACTGTAAGCATTCCAGATGGTATACCCTTAAATATgttgaaaatgtgcaaaaaaacactttcaaactttagatttgtatttaaaagtATTCATTTAAGCTGGAAAGAGgtaaaacatatttatatagaaatatacGAACATTCTACTCGATACAATTTGCACCTTTTAGCGGCAAGCTTTCGATCTGGAGGGGAGCGCTGCCCTCAAACCAGTTTACGGGACGCGATCAGAATGATTTGCTCGCTCGTTgccttggttttttttttgttgtatttcttgATTTCCTTTTGCACTCTGCCTTGGATTGGGCCAATGAACTaactgagcagcagctgcagcacacagCGGACGTTGCATCCGAGATCTCTGAGGCGAGGCTGCAAGGGGaaacagagaggagagtgtctgagagagatggagagagaccCATCTGGTAGTATGCGTGGAGGACGGATACTATATGGAAGATCGTCCATTCGAACgcgttgcatttatttttgggcgATGCCCCCGACGTCGATGTGGAGATGGGGGAATGTTGTCGTCTTTTTATGGCAAACTTTTTTGCATTGGAATTTttcgctgttgtttttgttgttgctgttgttgttgtcgggtGCACTTTCCGAGTTTCTGGAGTCGGGTCGTCGACGTATGCGTAAGACAATGATTCTGGGCGCTTGTTACAATGAGGATTTACAGAGGACAATAGTGCGTCTAACTCCAGCCAAAGGCCCCCACTTCCACCCAGCTCGGGATTGGAGTGTGCTCCGCCAGCACTGGGATCCGCGATGCGATGCTTAGGCTGTATCACCTTGAGTTTAAGGAGTCGCGTTGACTTCGCGTAATCTTCATATCGTATTGTGGTCGTAGTGCGTACGCTGTAAATTGAATGCGTGGATGGTTGATGGAGGCGGAGCGCTAGCCCTTACTTTCCACTGAGTGAAACTAGTTGGACCTGTTGATACTGTGATACTGTGTTCTCGGGCGACAAGTTAAAGTTGAAATTACTCAgacaataaaagaaagtcaGCAGAGCAATTAAagtacatttttaaatattttctttaaatttgcattgaatgttttttccttttgaaCTGCTGAACTAAATCTTATTCCTTACACATTTGAAAATACCCTGCTCTAAATAAATGTGCGAGTATAAATCGAATTTTGTTGGATTTCCCCATTTCGTTAATAAATTCGTTCAATACCCTCTCTAATGTTGATTACATCCTTTCAGTTCCATCCATACAAGAAATATCAACAGGTTGCTTTGCAATTTCCTTACCCTCCAATGGTTTACTGTTCAAACGTTGTTCTACTTTATGAATTCCTTTCCCCTTTTGAAATTCCCACACTCTGACCTTCCCCACCTTTCAAGCTCGTTATTACAGCTGATAATATGACCAAACATTCCAATCAACCCAACTGTTCCAGCCCGGCAGCCATACACTCATCAAGAGTCAACCCCCCCAGTGACGCTAACATCATGATCACGATGCGCGGTGAACGAATAACAAAAATGCCAGACACGACATGAAAATATGTGGGGAATTCGAAATTTCCGAGAATTGTATTGCATGAAATTTCACTTAGTTGCCCGAACAGGCAAGCAGCGTAAAAAGCAGACGGCATTGTTATGCTTGGAATGCTTGTCAGTTGCTCCGCCGAGTGTCGAGCGCACTGCTCCAGGGTTGTCAGAGTGCGGTTTTGGTGGCGGCCGCCGGACGCCCGACGATTACAACAGGTGGTCTGACAACCCTGTTTGCCCAGTGCCCCCACCCCACgctcctcccacacacacacatgcaagaATGCTGTCAttccaaatatttcaaaaagaATGCGGTCCGTCCGTGTGTGGCGTGCGGAATGGAATGGTGGGGTGTGAGGTTTTTTTTACATTCAGCCGCTTAACATTCGCGACATGCCAGCGGGAGCGAGGGAGACGGCACGAGGAGCGTTGCCAGAGCAAACACTTTTGAGGACCACAAAATGTTACCAACATACAACCGAAAATTCCAACCAGGCGatcagcaaatgcaaatagtGAACGCGGGAGAGAGCGGCTGAGTGTAAAACTCACCATTCCTTTCCCCTAGGCTGCCCGCATCCATCCATGGACCCTGCTCTGGTCGCAGTGtggtggcagtgtggcagcagtGCAAACGCGCATGAAAATGACTACAAAATGTTACCATACACTCGAAAAACCGGAATAGGCGAacaggaaatgcaaatgcatccaggcgatagagatagagatggagCGCCCCATGTTTATAAATTCAAGAGAGACAGTTTATGCCATCAATTTTATAACTCACACCCACCGCCGGGGGCGACGAGTCAATAAATTCTCGCCGGCCGCATACGTATTTTATAGTCGCACATTGCAGATCTGACATAATAACTAAGAGGCGCGCAGAATGCGTAGCTGCTGTACTGTTAGCGCTCGACCCACACACTGTTACCACTGAAGCCAAGGCGAACGCAAACCGAACCCCAACTCCCCAGTCAGTCCACAGGCCACAACCAGCCCAGCACACCATCATCAACATCTCGAAAGGCCGCCATTggtgtttgtatttgtataattaGCAGAAAACAACACGCCTCTTCCACAGGTCGTTGCTCGTTTTTTGGGTGAGAGATGTCGCTCTGCTGGTCCGCTGCtggtcgttgtcgttggcTTTAGGTTTTGTGGGCGTTGCTGGAATTCtataaaatcgaatttttaaCGTTCAAATGGTAACAGAGTCACAGAAGAAGTAGGCTGTGTGGCATGGTGGGTGTTTTTTTGGCGCCgcagtgttttgttttcgtcaTCTGTTATCGATTTTGCGACATGTTAATGCTGAATGCCTGCTGCTAGTTAACAGGCGCCCACCCATGAAATGGCATTATTAGGATTGCTAAAATCATAGCAAGACGATTAATGCTGAGCGAGGCACTTTGGTTCTCAGTCGTCAGTCTCAGTGCGAGCAAGTGAGATGGCAATactatttattaattttttccGCCCGGTTGCCAATTGGCGGATAAGCTGGGAATAAGCTGCACGTTAACTTGTTATATGCCAAATCGTCCAACTAAGGGTTTATATAACAGAAATACTTCTAGAGACCAGATCTTGGTAAGGAAGTAAGTATTAATACGAAAGACACCATAACTATTATATATCCTCTGTTATTATGCTGTCTCTCGTACTAGAACAATTCTAGAGTGCATAGCAAATTCGCCACTAGGATTCCGCACGAGCCGACGTGACGTCACCGGGTAAAcgagtgtgtgagtgggaCAACTGTATACTGTTTTACGCCCATTCTGTAGGCAAGAGGCAATTTAAAATCGTATGGATTTCATTTCGAAAAACGCAATGCAGCAATAATGGCCGAGCGCGGAACTGGCTGGCGCTGTGCGCCTGTTCGCAAACGATTAAATTCAGTTTAATCATCCACTAAACAGCTACGAGATACCGTTTCGttcgttattattattattacatgCAACAAGTCGCTCCGCTCCGCACACAATAAGAGGAATGTCGAAAACGACACAGAAAATGGTGCAAACAAACGAATGGTATGCCAtccccttctgctgctcgaCAGTGTTCAGTGAACAAATTGGATTATCCGAAGAGTGGGGAAAAGGGCGcactctctcgcactcgcactgggGCACCGgcatttaaatcaattgaaagaCAGCCAGCCACTGTGCAGCCgcatctctctatctctctaatcccgtgcacacacacaaacacacgcatgACACACAACTAGACCATCCCCATCTGTGTATATTCATCTCGCTCGCACCTGTTGCTGACGCTTCTAACAACATTTCTATTGAGTTTTCATTGAAAATCTAATCGCTCGCTCTGTCGCTGGCATGCTGCTAAATCTCATGGAGGCCtagtaaaaatgtttgttgtttcttaaAGAGCAAGAAGAAGCCCCACACGgccacagccgccgctgcGACCCACCCAACCACCAGAGCCACAAGCCACACTCTCATCACACACCATACACTATACACCAGACACCACATTCAGCCGCCGGCCACAAACACTCAACTGTACTTTGTCTATGGGACTCATTCGCCCCAACTCGGCTGCAACAATGTTTCTACACTCGCTTCGGATTCGATGGTGCCCCCCCGCTCTCACCCACACAGTGGCACACCAATCGCCTTCTCAGCCAATCACGCTCTCAACTTTTGAGTCAAAATGTTGTAATCATGTGCTGCGAACGCTGTTCGCCTGATACCGAGTGGAACATTCGCTGAATTGAAACGCTGCTTTCAACCAAGGATTTTGGTTGGATGTGCGCGGGCAACAAAGAAGCAGAACTTCTTTCAACCACCTATTCCACCGGTGAACACACAGCAACTCAATCGAGCAATTGGTTGGCCCcgcaaccaaaaccaaaatgttGTCGCCGGGCGCTCGCTGAAAATGTTCGCCTTCCACTGCTTCAATTTTGATTCGCTGATGCCGCGCCGCTACTCTCCTCCTAAATATAAGGGAATAATAAAAAATCGAAACACCAAACCACTATTGCATTCGGTAATATTGTACTGCCTCGTCAAACAAAAGTGGAAGCTTGCCTTCCACCCAGACTCTGGAGCCAGCCACTATTGCATTCGGTAATATAGTACTGCCTCGTCGAGCTGCAAGATTTTTCCGAGACAGCAAAAAATCTCAGAGACTATTGCATTGcaataaatagaaaacaaaacttgCCTTCCACGCTTCCAGAAGTATaggaaaagaaattgaaatgaagGTCTCTGCCGAATGCAAGCAAGCCCTGATGAAACGCTTAAAGTGGAATCGAAAATTGTTAGTCATGAAAACTTATACGAGACTCAGGGCTCAGCCAATGGATGTAGATCCCCCTTATCGCCTTACTGAATATATGGATGTCAGTGTGGAGCCAGATGCATGGCAACCAGCACATACTGAAGCTATGGATGTTGAGCCAGATGACTCACATGAATTCACATCTGAACGTATGGATTTCAGTGTGGGCGCTAGCCCCTCTGCACTTACACAAGTGCAGACTCAAGTGGAAATTACTATCtctataaatatgaaaatagcCATGCAATAGTTGCTTTGATACATGCATCCAGACACACATTTGTActttattgtatgtatatttttttttttagcctATGACGTCAATCATCTACTGAGCACGCTGTTCGCCTAGTTGGATTCGTACCGAGTTGAACATTCGCACTGAATGACACTGCTCGCATCGTTCAACCCGTATTTTAGTTAGGTGTGTGCCGGGTAAAAAAGAACCAGGGTTTCGTTCCACCGCTGAATGGTTTGAATTGCCTGCTGTGAGTGCTGCTCGCCTGTCACCAAGTTGAACATGAATTGAAACGCGCTGCTTTCAACCaagcatttttgtttgaatgcATCCGCATCAACGCAGCAGTCAATCGAGCAACTAGTTGGTTGCTTTTGCAACCAAGTTGTCGGACCAAACAGAATCACAAGAATAGGTGACGGGCCTTCTATACACAGTAGTACAAATCGGAGCTATTGTTAGCCATCATCGATTGCATTGCCAAAGACATACATATTGCATGTAAGTACATGATTTTTGTTAAAAATTCATTGATTTTCCAGGTACATACATTGCCattcttttaaattttattattttttgttcttctgtcCATTTCCCATATACCTTTAGTTGCTTCATaggatctacatatgtatttacctttcaaatatttgtccTATTCTATatgaatacaaatacatatatttaatttcttccCTGTCGCCTGCTTGATGGCGACGAAAACATTCGTTACGGGAAGCTTCCATCTTTTGTTTTGGATTTGCCATTCCATTGAACGCCAATCAGCCTTTCAATTATTCTGTTGCTGCGAGCGCTGTTCGCCTGGTGGGATGGGTACCGAGTTGAACATTCAAATTGCAAAGGAACACTGCACATTCAACCCCGTGGGTGCCTGCGGAGATCCGTAATTCGGTTGATGGCAACACAGAACCAGAACTTCTCTCAACCATTGAACATGGTGAAGCCACTGCTACGGACGCTGTTCGCCTGCTAACAAGTCGAACATGGATTGAAACGCTGGCGAGCGAAAAGCCGCAAAAAGCGACACACTAGAATTTGCGTCTCTTGTGGGGAAGTTCTTAATGTCTTATACTGTCTAGGGTTTGGTTGAATGTGCTTATCAGAACTAGACGATGGAAAAGCTCTGAATTCTATGAATTGGTTCTGTTTCAATATCTTTTTTACcgaaaaaactaaaagtacTAGATCCACTCATTCAATCGTTCATTCCTGAATTGCCTCTTGTGGAAACCAAAGCAACATGTAAATTTCTTTAacttctttctctttgtaACGCTGTAGGCCCATGTGCACTTCAAAGATCTGCTTTTCAAATGccaactttttttgttttgtatttttggaaCTTTTGTAGTTCGTTGCACACTTAGCACTAATCAGAGTATCGGAGTGGTACCATTTCAGGGGCTATGCTATGTTTCTATGTCGAATGCATCATCAGTTTTGGACACTGAGCGCCAGCGTGTCACCACTAACACTGGCCACACTCTCCTGGCCACCAGATGACCCAGTAGTGGCATGCTTCTCCCGAATGCCCAGCCAAGGCAAACGACGCTCCAGCTCAAGACGGAACTTGGGATGACTGGTGGCATACACCCAGGGATCCAGACAGGAAACCGATTTGGCCGCCAGACACGGCAGCATGGAGACGAAGGGCGTTATCAGCTGTTGCTCCCCAAAGCAACCGATCAACGCCACCACCGAGTACGGAGTCCAGGCCAAAATGAACAGCATATAGATGATTAGGGCTGCCTTGGCAATCCTCAGCTCCACACTCATGTTGTCGTTGGAGGCGTTGGCCGACAGCGATTTCACATTCATCTTCTTGGCCTGGTTGGCGAGCATCTTCTCATGGGTGCGGACGTGGGTGAAGAGTTTGTAGTAGGAGGTCAGGATCATGGTCATCGGTATGACATACGACCACACAAAGATGGTGCGCACAAACAGGCGATTCTCGTCCGTGTTGGTCAGGTAGtcaaagctgcagctggtcaGGAAACCCTCTGAAATGAACGGAATCGTGTGACTTCTAATGATGTTGTATGCAAAAACAACTAACCCGGCTGAAAGCGTCCCCAGATCTGAAACAAGGGCAGAACCGAAAAGGGCGTGGCCCACATCCAGGTGAAGATAATCAAGAGCACAATTTGTCCGTAACTCAAACGTCCATCGATCGGGTTCGAGATGGTCTTGTAACGGTCGAAGGCAATGAAGGCATTCGTTATGGATGCACCCATGCCGGAAATGCCGCCATTCAAAGCGTATATATCGCAGCCCAAGTCCCCACCGACTATATAGCCGACGGCTGCATTGAGAAGATAATGCGGCATATTGCTGCACATGAACAGATCAAAGACGGCCAAATTCAGAATCAGCAGATTGGACGGAGTTCGCAGGGACTTGGAGCTGCAGAGAGAAAACATTTCAGTTACAAAATTAAGATTCGAGAGTGAGAACTTTCTTACGTGGAGAAAATCCAGATGACCAAACCGTTGCCAAACAGATTGGAGAACATGAGGACTATGAAGGCAATGTAGATGCCGGCGTGGTAATAGATTGGTGCCTCGCGAAATCCCCGCCAGTGGGCATGCACCATATGCTGATATTCCGCTGGATAGCCATGACCCATGGGATAGACAGCGCCGTTGACATCGCCAGAGCTCTCGTTCACAAAGGCCTGCGGCCCACTTGGATCATTCAGATGCATCCTGGCAGGAGGACTTCAACTTGACTTCCACAAACCACTGCCCTGCCGCCTCTAGTTTTTTCTGGAGCGGTCCCACATTCTGGCCTTTGACTGGCCTGTGGAGCCTTCGGTCAAGATGTTTTTATAGCAGGTTTAAGGAATTTAATTAAGGCGGATTATTAGGTGGGAATGTCTTGGCCGCAGTGCGTGTGCATACCTTTGGGGGATTATCCTCGCCTTATCCGCGTCTTAAGACGTCTTAAGAATGCCAACGTCAGGGTAAATTCAAGTTCCAACGTCGCTCATACACTCgctttcgctctcgctctgtcaTGTACGAAATACGAAATCTGACACTCAGTTGCGGCGGCA
The sequence above is a segment of the Drosophila subobscura isolate 14011-0131.10 chromosome U, UCBerk_Dsub_1.0, whole genome shotgun sequence genome. Coding sequences within it:
- the LOC117901605 gene encoding opsin Rh5; protein product: MHLNDPSGPQAFVNESSGDVNGAVYPMGHGYPAEYQHMVHAHWRGFREAPIYYHAGIYIAFIVLMFSNLFGNGLVIWIFSTSKSLRTPSNLLILNLAVFDLFMCSNMPHYLLNAAVGYIVGGDLGCDIYALNGGISGMGASITNAFIAFDRYKTISNPIDGRLSYGQIVLLIIFTWMWATPFSVLPLFQIWGRFQPEGFLTSCSFDYLTNTDENRLFVRTIFVWSYVIPMTMILTSYYKLFTHVRTHEKMLANQAKKMNVKSLSANASNDNMSVELRIAKAALIIYMLFILAWTPYSVVALIGCFGEQQLITPFVSMLPCLAAKSVSCLDPWVYATSHPKFRLELERRLPWLGIREKHATTGSSGGQESVASVSGDTLALSVQN